Proteins co-encoded in one Mycobacterium mantenii genomic window:
- a CDS encoding 3-oxoacyl-ACP reductase gives MTSSTNATDLSGKVAVVTGAAAGLGRAEALGLARQGATVVVNDIAAALDASDVIDEINSAGSKAVAVAGDISERATADELVAQADSLGGLDIVVNNAGITRDRMLFNMSDEEWDLVIAVHLRGHFLLTRNAATYWRSKAKDAGGQIFGRIVNTASEAGLVGPVGQANYGAAKAGIISLTLTAARALGRYGVCANAICPRARTAMTADVFGEAPEVEAGGVDPLSPEHVVNLVKFLASPAAAEVNGQVFIVYGPQVTLVAAPTVEHKFSAEGAAWDPAQLSSTLQNYFAGRDPEHNFSAGALMEQ, from the coding sequence TTGACTAGCAGCACGAACGCGACCGATCTCTCCGGAAAGGTCGCGGTGGTAACCGGTGCGGCCGCGGGTCTGGGACGCGCCGAGGCGCTCGGCCTGGCACGCCAAGGCGCAACCGTCGTCGTCAACGACATCGCCGCGGCGTTGGATGCCTCCGACGTCATCGACGAAATCAACTCCGCCGGCTCGAAGGCCGTCGCCGTGGCCGGCGACATCAGCGAACGCGCCACCGCCGACGAATTGGTTGCTCAGGCCGACTCGCTGGGTGGCCTCGACATCGTGGTCAACAACGCCGGGATCACCCGCGACCGGATGCTGTTCAACATGTCCGATGAGGAATGGGATCTGGTCATCGCCGTGCACCTGCGCGGACATTTCCTGCTGACCCGCAACGCGGCGACCTACTGGCGCTCCAAGGCCAAGGACGCCGGCGGCCAGATCTTCGGGCGGATCGTCAACACCGCATCGGAGGCCGGGTTGGTCGGTCCGGTTGGGCAGGCCAACTATGGCGCGGCCAAGGCGGGCATCATTTCGCTGACCCTGACGGCCGCGCGGGCGCTGGGCCGGTACGGCGTGTGCGCCAACGCCATTTGCCCCCGCGCCCGCACCGCCATGACGGCCGACGTTTTCGGCGAGGCACCGGAGGTCGAGGCCGGCGGCGTCGACCCGCTGTCGCCCGAGCATGTGGTCAATCTGGTTAAGTTCCTGGCGTCCCCGGCGGCCGCCGAGGTGAACGGTCAGGTGTTCATCGTCTACGGTCCACAGGTGACACTGGTCGCTGCGCCGACCGTGGAGCACAAATTCAGCGCCGAGGGTGCCGCTTGGGACCCTGCTCAGCTGAGTTCGACGCTCCAGAATTACTTTGCTGGCCGTGATCCTGAGCACAATTTTTCGGCCGGCGCACTGATGGAGCAATAG
- a CDS encoding fructosamine kinase family protein — protein sequence MTDFVKHRAGVPAGFFAAEAAGLQWLSAVDGGVPCAEVVSVDEAGLTLRRLESVGPTPEAARTFGSRLAVTHDAGAPAFGAGPDGWDGPGFFGPLSQPLPMSLRRHRRWGEFYAEERLAPMADLAAPRLDAATRDAVDSVAARCRAGDFDDDDRPARLHGDLWSGNVMWTPGGVVLIDPAAHAGHRETDLAMLALFGCPHYDAVVDGYQRVRPLRPGWRDRTALHQLFPLLAHVVLFGGGYAQQTHDCARAALSS from the coding sequence GTGACCGACTTCGTCAAGCACCGTGCGGGCGTGCCCGCCGGTTTCTTCGCGGCCGAAGCCGCGGGGCTGCAATGGCTTTCCGCCGTCGACGGTGGTGTGCCGTGTGCGGAGGTCGTCTCCGTTGACGAGGCGGGCCTGACCCTGCGGCGCCTCGAATCGGTCGGCCCCACCCCCGAGGCGGCGCGCACGTTCGGCAGCCGACTGGCCGTCACGCACGACGCCGGCGCCCCGGCGTTCGGCGCGGGGCCGGACGGCTGGGACGGGCCCGGCTTTTTCGGGCCGCTGTCGCAGCCCTTGCCGATGTCGCTGCGCCGGCACCGGCGCTGGGGGGAGTTCTACGCCGAGGAACGGCTGGCCCCGATGGCCGATCTCGCGGCCCCGCGGCTCGATGCCGCCACGCGCGACGCCGTCGACTCCGTCGCGGCCCGTTGCCGCGCGGGCGATTTCGACGACGACGACCGGCCGGCGCGGCTGCACGGCGATTTGTGGAGCGGGAACGTGATGTGGACGCCCGGCGGTGTGGTGCTGATCGACCCGGCCGCGCACGCCGGTCACCGCGAGACCGATCTGGCGATGCTCGCGCTGTTCGGTTGTCCGCACTACGACGCCGTGGTCGACGGCTACCAGCGGGTGCGGCCGCTACGACCCGGCTGGCGCGACCGTACCGCCCTGCATCAGCTCTTCCCGCTGCTGGCGCACGTCGTCCTGTTCGGCGGCGGATACGCGCAGCAGACGCACGACTGCGCCCGCGCCGCGCTGAGCAGCTGA
- a CDS encoding serine hydrolase translates to MTARPLELALEASFDQLAAAVPANVGVAIARPDRTFSLGSWWSGVAWSTIKVPLAIAALRNDWLGARDLVVKAITESDNRASEQLWSQLGEPVNAARRVQAVVAEGGDTATVVESRRLRRGFTAFGQTQWSMQRQARFAAELSTIPDAVEVIDLMQRLVAGDQWGLAAKGLAAKGGWGPGVRGEYLVRQFGIVPTPSGQWGVALAADADDGAFETGVDVINTLTDWLLNRLPTLARY, encoded by the coding sequence ATGACCGCACGGCCTCTCGAACTCGCGCTGGAAGCGAGCTTTGACCAGCTTGCCGCCGCTGTCCCGGCCAACGTCGGCGTCGCGATCGCCCGGCCGGACAGGACGTTCTCCCTGGGCAGCTGGTGGTCGGGCGTGGCATGGTCGACGATCAAGGTGCCCTTGGCGATAGCGGCGTTGCGCAACGATTGGCTGGGCGCACGCGATCTGGTCGTGAAAGCCATCACCGAATCCGACAACCGAGCGTCCGAACAGTTGTGGTCGCAACTGGGCGAGCCGGTGAACGCGGCGCGGCGGGTTCAGGCCGTGGTGGCCGAGGGCGGTGACACCGCGACCGTGGTCGAGTCACGCCGGCTTCGCCGTGGTTTCACCGCTTTCGGTCAAACCCAGTGGAGCATGCAGCGCCAGGCACGGTTCGCCGCAGAGCTGTCGACAATCCCCGACGCCGTCGAAGTGATTGACCTGATGCAGCGGCTGGTCGCCGGTGACCAGTGGGGCCTGGCCGCCAAAGGCCTTGCCGCGAAGGGTGGTTGGGGGCCGGGCGTGCGCGGCGAGTACCTGGTCCGCCAATTCGGCATCGTCCCCACCCCCTCCGGGCAGTGGGGTGTGGCACTGGCAGCGGATGCGGACGACGGCGCGTTCGAAACGGGCGTCGACGTGATCAATACGCTGACGGACTGGCTGCTGAACCGGCTGCCGACCCTAGCCCGTTATTGA
- a CDS encoding acyl-CoA dehydrogenase family protein: MDFTTTEAAHDLGNLVDTIVDSVCTPEHQRELDGLDQRFDRDLWRKLIDAGILSSASASSLGGDGFGALEQIAILVALGHQLAAVPYLESVVLGAGALARFGSEELQQSWGVPAVNGDKTLSVALDGEMGEGPVQATAAGSGYRLTGTRTQIGFGPVADAFLVPAETDSGTAVFLVAADAPGVKVTALETTGLGSIGHLALDGTEVDDSRKVGGAEVVAWLGTLGTLGRSAFQLGVLERGLQMTAEYAREREQFDRPIGSFQAVSQRLADGYIDVKGLRLTLTQAAWRVSEDIPAEIDVASAAFWAADAGHRVAHTIVHVHGGVGVDTDHPAHRYFLAAKEIEFALGGATGQLRRIGRELAETPA; the protein is encoded by the coding sequence ATGGATTTCACCACAACCGAAGCGGCGCACGACCTCGGCAACCTGGTCGACACCATCGTGGACTCGGTATGCACCCCCGAACACCAACGTGAGCTCGACGGGCTCGATCAGCGGTTCGACCGCGACCTGTGGCGCAAGCTGATCGACGCGGGCATCCTGTCCAGCGCGTCGGCTTCGTCGCTGGGCGGCGACGGCTTCGGCGCGCTCGAGCAGATCGCGATCCTGGTCGCGCTCGGGCACCAGCTGGCCGCGGTGCCCTACCTGGAGTCGGTGGTGCTGGGAGCCGGAGCGCTGGCCCGGTTCGGTTCCGAAGAGCTGCAACAGAGTTGGGGCGTGCCGGCGGTCAACGGCGACAAGACGCTCAGCGTCGCCCTCGACGGTGAGATGGGCGAGGGCCCGGTGCAGGCGACCGCCGCCGGCTCCGGCTACCGGCTGACCGGAACCCGCACCCAGATCGGCTTCGGTCCGGTGGCCGACGCGTTCCTGGTCCCCGCCGAAACGGACTCCGGCACCGCGGTTTTCCTGGTCGCCGCCGACGCGCCCGGCGTCAAGGTGACCGCACTGGAAACGACCGGCCTGGGCAGCATCGGGCACCTCGCACTGGACGGGACCGAGGTGGACGACAGCCGCAAGGTCGGCGGCGCAGAGGTCGTGGCGTGGCTCGGCACGCTCGGCACCTTGGGCCGCAGCGCTTTCCAGCTCGGGGTGCTCGAGCGAGGTCTGCAGATGACGGCCGAATACGCGCGAGAGCGTGAGCAGTTCGACCGCCCGATCGGCAGCTTTCAAGCGGTGTCGCAGCGACTGGCCGACGGCTACATCGACGTCAAGGGATTGCGGCTCACGCTCACCCAGGCGGCCTGGCGAGTCTCGGAAGACATTCCGGCCGAAATCGACGTCGCCAGTGCGGCGTTCTGGGCGGCGGATGCCGGTCACCGGGTGGCGCACACCATCGTGCACGTGCACGGCGGCGTCGGCGTCGACACCGATCACCCCGCGCACCGTTACTTCCTGGCCGCCAAAGAGATCGAGTTCGCGCTCGGCGGCGCCACCGGTCAGCTGCGCCGGATCGGCCGGGAGCTGGCCGAGACACCAGCTTAG
- a CDS encoding MlaE family ABC transporter permease, which produces MIEQLAVPARAVGGFFEMMMDTGRAAFRRPFQFGEFLDQTWMIARVSLVPTLLVSIPFTVLVAFTLNILLREIGAADLSGAGTAFGTITQLGPVVTVLVVAGAGATAICADLGARTIREEIDAMRVLGIDPIQRLVVPRVLASTVVALLLNGLVCAIGLSGGYVFSVFLQGVNPGAFINGLTVLTGLRELVLAEVKALLFGVMAGMVGCYRGLTVKGGPKGVGNAVNETVVYAFICLFVINVVMTAIGVRISAK; this is translated from the coding sequence TTGATTGAGCAACTTGCGGTCCCCGCCCGCGCCGTCGGCGGATTTTTCGAAATGATGATGGACACCGGCCGGGCAGCATTTCGCCGGCCGTTTCAATTCGGTGAGTTTCTCGATCAGACGTGGATGATCGCGCGCGTGTCGCTGGTCCCCACGCTGTTGGTGTCCATCCCCTTCACCGTTCTGGTGGCCTTCACCCTCAACATCCTGCTGCGCGAGATCGGTGCCGCCGACTTGTCCGGTGCCGGCACGGCCTTCGGCACCATCACCCAGCTGGGTCCGGTGGTGACCGTGCTCGTCGTCGCGGGCGCCGGCGCCACCGCGATCTGTGCCGACCTCGGCGCCCGCACCATCCGCGAGGAGATCGACGCGATGCGGGTCCTCGGCATCGACCCGATCCAGCGGCTCGTCGTGCCCCGCGTGCTGGCCTCCACGGTGGTGGCCCTGCTGCTCAACGGATTGGTCTGCGCCATCGGCCTTTCCGGTGGCTACGTGTTCTCCGTCTTTTTGCAGGGCGTCAACCCCGGCGCCTTCATCAACGGCCTGACGGTGCTGACCGGGCTGCGCGAGCTGGTGTTGGCCGAAGTCAAGGCCCTGCTGTTCGGCGTGATGGCCGGCATGGTGGGCTGCTATCGCGGCCTGACCGTCAAGGGCGGGCCCAAGGGCGTCGGCAACGCCGTCAACGAAACCGTGGTCTACGCCTTCATCTGTCTGTTCGTGATCAACGTGGTGATGACGGCCATCGGCGTGCGAATTTCGGCGAAGTGA
- a CDS encoding MlaE family ABC transporter permease, whose translation MSYDVAYRLRNLASRLQEPVDDFGEQALFYGQTMRYVPNALTRYRKETVRLIAEMTMGAGALVMIGGTVGVAAFLTLASGGVIAVQGYSSLGNIGIEALTGFLSAFLNVRVVAPVIAGIALAATIGAGATAQLGAMRVSEEIDAVECMAVHSVSYLVSTRLIAGLIAIIPLYSLSVLAAFFAARFTTVYINGQSKGLYDHYFNTFLIPSDLLWSFLQAIVMSIAVMLVHTYYGYNAHGGPVGVGIAVGQAVRTSLIVVVVITLFISLAVYGASGNFNLSG comes from the coding sequence ATGAGCTACGACGTCGCCTACCGGCTGCGCAACCTCGCCTCCCGGTTGCAGGAGCCGGTCGATGACTTCGGCGAGCAGGCGCTGTTCTACGGGCAGACCATGCGCTACGTCCCGAACGCGCTCACACGCTACCGCAAGGAGACGGTCCGGCTGATCGCCGAGATGACGATGGGTGCGGGAGCCCTCGTCATGATCGGCGGCACAGTCGGGGTGGCGGCCTTTTTGACCCTGGCCTCCGGCGGTGTCATTGCCGTGCAGGGGTATTCGTCGCTGGGCAACATCGGCATCGAGGCGCTGACGGGGTTCCTGTCGGCATTCCTGAACGTCCGGGTCGTCGCGCCGGTGATCGCCGGCATCGCGCTGGCGGCCACCATCGGTGCCGGTGCCACCGCCCAATTGGGAGCCATGCGGGTGTCCGAGGAGATCGACGCCGTCGAATGCATGGCGGTGCACTCGGTGTCCTACCTGGTATCAACCCGCCTCATCGCCGGCCTCATCGCGATCATCCCGCTGTACTCGCTGTCGGTGCTGGCCGCGTTCTTCGCCGCCCGCTTTACCACGGTGTACATCAATGGGCAGTCAAAGGGTCTCTACGACCACTACTTCAACACGTTCCTGATTCCGTCCGACCTGCTGTGGTCGTTCCTTCAGGCCATCGTGATGTCCATCGCGGTGATGCTCGTCCATACCTATTACGGCTACAACGCCCACGGTGGTCCGGTCGGGGTCGGCATCGCGGTCGGCCAGGCCGTGCGGACCTCGCTGATCGTCGTGGTCGTCATCACCTTGTTCATCTCGCTCGCTGTGTACGGGGCGTCCGGTAACTTCAACCTCTCCGGGTAA
- a CDS encoding amidohydrolase family protein: MTIDVWMQHPTARFLRSDMLASLRRWTGRSIPDTDIPIEATLASMDAAGVELGVLSAWCRPGGDDLVSNDEVAQWVAAHPNRLAGLAAVDLDRPMEAVRELRRRIADGGFVGLRVVPWLWNAPPTDRRYYPLFAQCVESGVPFCTQVGHTGPLRPSETGRPIPYIDQVALDFPELVIVCGHVGYPWTEEMVAVARKHENVYIDTSAYTIKRLPEELVRFMKTGTGQRKVLFGTNYPMITHEHALAGLDELGLSEEARRDFLRGNAERVFRLEAVQ; the protein is encoded by the coding sequence ATGACGATCGATGTGTGGATGCAGCATCCGACTGCGCGGTTCTTGCGCAGCGACATGTTGGCATCCCTGCGGCGGTGGACGGGCAGGTCGATCCCCGATACCGACATCCCGATCGAGGCGACCCTGGCGTCGATGGACGCCGCAGGCGTCGAATTGGGTGTGCTCAGCGCCTGGTGCCGGCCCGGTGGCGACGACCTGGTCTCCAATGATGAGGTGGCGCAATGGGTTGCCGCACACCCGAACCGGCTGGCCGGCCTGGCCGCCGTCGACCTGGACCGCCCGATGGAAGCCGTCCGGGAGCTGCGGCGCCGGATAGCCGACGGAGGATTCGTCGGCCTGCGGGTGGTGCCGTGGCTGTGGAACGCCCCGCCCACCGATCGCCGCTACTATCCGCTGTTCGCGCAGTGCGTGGAATCCGGGGTGCCGTTCTGCACCCAGGTCGGTCATACCGGCCCGTTGCGCCCGTCGGAGACCGGCCGGCCGATTCCCTACATCGATCAGGTGGCGCTCGATTTCCCGGAGCTGGTGATCGTCTGCGGCCACGTCGGCTACCCGTGGACCGAAGAGATGGTCGCGGTGGCACGCAAGCATGAAAACGTCTACATCGACACCTCGGCGTACACGATCAAGCGGTTGCCGGAAGAACTCGTCAGATTCATGAAGACCGGTACCGGGCAGCGAAAGGTATTGTTCGGCACCAATTATCCGATGATCACCCACGAGCACGCGTTGGCGGGGCTGGACGAACTCGGGCTGTCCGAAGAGGCTCGCCGAGATTTCCTGCGCGGCAACGCCGAGCGAGTTTTCCGACTGGAGGCAGTGCAGTGA
- a CDS encoding ferredoxin has product MRVIVDRDRCEGNAVCLGIAPDIFDLDDEDYAVVKLDPIPADQEQLAEQAIAECPRAALLRGD; this is encoded by the coding sequence GTGCGGGTGATCGTGGACCGTGACCGGTGCGAAGGTAACGCAGTGTGCTTGGGAATTGCCCCAGATATCTTCGACCTGGACGACGAGGACTACGCGGTGGTGAAGCTCGACCCGATTCCCGCCGATCAGGAGCAGTTGGCCGAGCAAGCGATCGCTGAGTGCCCGCGCGCAGCACTCCTGCGCGGCGACTAA
- the fadD17 gene encoding long-chain-fatty-acid--CoA ligase FadD17 produces the protein MELTDNLTVTRLLEPLTEIDDRGVYFEDSFTSWRDHLRHGAAIAAALRARLDPARPPHVGVLLENTPFFSAMLVAAGMSGIVPVGLNPVRRGEALQRDIDRADCQLVLADSKSSEPLGDIEHLNADSPEWADEVAAHRDAPLSFQSASPADLFMLIFTSGTSGEPKAVKCSHGKVAIAGVTMSQRFGLGSDDVCYVSMPLFHSNAVLVGWAVAAACEGSMVLRRKFSASNFIVDVRRYGATYANYVGKPLSYVLATPEQPDDADNPLRAVYGNEGVPDDIERFGRRFGCVVQDGFGSTEGGVAIARTPETPAGSLGPLPQGIDIIDPDSGASCPPGVVGELVNTAGPGRFEGYYNDEAAEAERMAGGVYHSGDLAYRDDAGFAYFAGRLGDWMRVDGENLGAAPIERVLLRHPDVSEVAVYPVPDAIVGDQVMAALVLAPGKEFDDEKFRAFLSEQPDLGPKQWPAYVRVSAELPRTVTFKVLKRQLAAQGVECGDPVWKIRR, from the coding sequence ATGGAACTCACCGATAACCTGACGGTCACCAGGCTGCTGGAGCCGCTGACCGAGATCGACGATCGGGGTGTCTACTTCGAGGACTCGTTCACCAGCTGGCGCGACCACCTGCGGCATGGTGCGGCGATCGCCGCGGCGCTGCGGGCGCGGCTCGACCCCGCCCGGCCGCCGCACGTCGGCGTGCTGTTGGAGAACACTCCCTTCTTCTCGGCGATGCTGGTGGCCGCGGGAATGTCGGGCATCGTGCCGGTGGGGCTGAACCCGGTACGCCGCGGTGAGGCGCTGCAGCGTGACATCGACAGGGCCGATTGCCAATTAGTGCTGGCGGATTCGAAATCGTCTGAGCCGCTGGGCGACATCGAGCACCTGAACGCCGACTCTCCCGAGTGGGCCGACGAGGTCGCCGCGCACCGCGACGCGCCGCTGTCTTTTCAATCCGCCTCGCCGGCGGATCTGTTCATGTTGATCTTCACGTCGGGCACCAGCGGCGAACCCAAGGCGGTCAAGTGCAGCCACGGCAAGGTCGCGATCGCGGGCGTGACGATGTCACAGCGCTTCGGACTCGGCAGCGACGACGTGTGTTACGTGTCGATGCCGCTGTTCCATTCCAACGCGGTGCTGGTCGGCTGGGCGGTGGCGGCGGCCTGCGAGGGCTCAATGGTCTTGCGGCGCAAGTTCTCCGCCTCGAACTTCATCGTCGATGTGCGTCGCTACGGCGCCACCTACGCGAATTACGTGGGCAAGCCGCTGTCGTACGTGCTGGCCACGCCCGAGCAGCCCGACGATGCGGACAACCCGCTGCGCGCGGTCTACGGCAACGAGGGCGTGCCCGACGACATCGAGCGGTTCGGGCGAAGGTTCGGATGCGTGGTGCAGGACGGGTTCGGTTCCACCGAAGGCGGCGTGGCCATCGCGCGCACCCCCGAGACACCGGCGGGTTCGTTGGGCCCGCTCCCGCAGGGAATCGACATCATCGATCCCGACAGCGGCGCCTCATGCCCGCCGGGCGTGGTCGGGGAACTGGTCAACACCGCGGGGCCGGGCCGCTTCGAGGGTTACTACAACGATGAGGCCGCCGAAGCCGAGCGGATGGCCGGCGGGGTGTATCACAGTGGTGATCTCGCCTACCGCGACGATGCCGGCTTCGCGTACTTCGCTGGGCGGCTGGGCGATTGGATGCGGGTCGACGGCGAAAACCTGGGCGCGGCCCCAATCGAGCGGGTGTTGCTGCGCCACCCGGACGTCTCCGAGGTCGCGGTATACCCGGTGCCCGACGCGATTGTCGGGGACCAGGTGATGGCGGCGTTGGTGCTGGCCCCGGGCAAAGAATTCGATGACGAGAAATTCCGTGCCTTCCTTTCCGAGCAACCGGACCTGGGACCCAAGCAGTGGCCGGCGTACGTGCGGGTCAGCGCCGAGCTCCCGCGGACGGTGACCTTCAAGGTGCTGAAACGACAGTTGGCCGCTCAGGGTGTCGAGTGTGGCGACCCGGTCTGGAAGATCCGCCGCTAG
- a CDS encoding acetolactate synthase large subunit yields MNGAQALINTLVDGGVDVCFANPGTSEMHFVAALDTVPRMRGVLALFEGVATGAADGYARIADRPAAVLLHLGPGLGNGLANLHNARRARVPMVVVVGDHATYHKKYDAPLESDIDALAGSVSGWVRRTSDASQVSADAVEGIAASRWGSQISTLILPADVSWSDGAQLFSNLEAQPAGADPLLAPEVLEVLQSGEPTVIMVGGDATRRAGLAAATRIAAATGARVLCETFPTRLERGAGVPAVDRLAYFAEAATAQLDGAKHLVLAGAKSPVSFFAYPGMPSDLVPAGCEVHVLAEYSGAADALIALADRVAPGTEAPVAAASRPALPTGALTSASAADVIGALLPEGAIVVDESNTSGVLLAQATAGAPAHDWLTLTGGAIGYGIPAAVGAAVAAPNRPVLCLESDGSAMYTISGLWTQARENLNVTTVLYNNGAYDILRIELQRVGAGSAPGPEALSLLDLSDPAMDFVKISEGMGVPARRVTTAEELADALRAAFAEAGPHLIEAMVPSITG; encoded by the coding sequence GTGAACGGTGCCCAGGCCTTGATCAACACCCTGGTCGACGGCGGCGTCGACGTGTGTTTCGCCAACCCGGGCACGTCGGAAATGCACTTCGTCGCGGCGTTGGACACCGTCCCGCGGATGCGCGGCGTGCTGGCGTTGTTTGAGGGCGTCGCCACGGGCGCGGCCGACGGTTATGCCCGCATCGCCGATCGCCCGGCGGCCGTGCTGTTGCACCTGGGGCCCGGGCTGGGCAACGGCCTGGCTAACCTGCACAACGCGCGCCGCGCGCGGGTGCCGATGGTGGTGGTCGTCGGCGACCACGCTACGTACCACAAAAAGTACGACGCCCCACTGGAATCCGACATCGACGCGCTCGCGGGCAGCGTCTCGGGATGGGTGCGGCGAACCAGCGACGCCTCCCAGGTTTCGGCCGATGCCGTCGAGGGCATCGCGGCCAGCCGATGGGGTTCGCAGATCTCGACACTGATCCTGCCCGCCGACGTCTCCTGGTCCGACGGCGCCCAGCTGTTCTCCAACCTCGAGGCACAACCGGCCGGTGCCGATCCGCTGCTGGCGCCCGAGGTACTCGAGGTGCTCCAGTCCGGGGAGCCGACCGTGATCATGGTGGGCGGCGACGCCACCCGTCGTGCCGGGCTGGCGGCGGCCACCCGCATCGCGGCGGCGACGGGCGCGCGCGTGCTGTGCGAAACCTTCCCCACCCGGCTGGAGCGCGGCGCCGGCGTCCCCGCGGTCGACCGGCTCGCATATTTCGCCGAAGCCGCGACCGCCCAGTTGGACGGCGCCAAGCATCTGGTGCTGGCCGGCGCGAAGTCGCCGGTGTCGTTCTTCGCCTACCCCGGCATGCCCAGCGACCTGGTACCGGCCGGCTGCGAGGTGCATGTGCTCGCCGAATACAGCGGTGCGGCAGACGCTTTGATCGCCCTGGCCGATCGGGTGGCGCCCGGCACCGAGGCGCCGGTGGCGGCCGCATCGCGTCCTGCGCTGCCGACGGGTGCGCTGACCTCCGCGTCGGCCGCAGACGTGATCGGGGCGCTGCTGCCCGAGGGGGCGATCGTGGTCGACGAGTCGAACACCTCGGGTGTGCTGCTCGCCCAGGCAACCGCCGGGGCGCCGGCGCACGACTGGCTGACCCTGACCGGTGGGGCGATCGGCTACGGCATCCCGGCGGCCGTCGGCGCCGCGGTGGCCGCGCCGAATCGTCCGGTGCTGTGTCTGGAATCGGATGGTTCGGCGATGTACACGATTTCGGGATTGTGGACCCAGGCGCGGGAGAACCTCAACGTGACCACCGTGCTGTACAACAACGGCGCCTACGACATCCTCCGGATTGAGCTGCAACGCGTCGGTGCCGGGTCGGCACCCGGCCCCGAAGCGCTCTCCCTGCTCGATTTATCCGATCCGGCAATGGATTTCGTAAAGATCAGCGAAGGCATGGGAGTGCCCGCCCGGCGCGTGACCACGGCCGAGGAACTGGCCGATGCGCTGCGCGCGGCGTTCGCCGAAGCCGGGCCGCATTTGATCGAAGCCATGGTGCCGTCAATAACGGGCTAG
- a CDS encoding acyl-CoA dehydrogenase yields the protein MRISYTPEQEELRRELRSYFTELMTPERREALTSSGGGEVGTGTAYRDTVAQMGKDGWLTLNWPKEYGGQDRSPMDSLIFTDEAAIAGVPVPFLTINSVAPTIMAFGTEEQKKFFLPKIAAGELHFSIGYSEPGAGTDLANLRTTAVRDGDDYVINGQKMWTSLIAYADWVWLAVRTNPEAKKHRGISMLTVPTTAEGFSWTPVHTMAGVDTSATYYSDVRVPVTNLVGEENGGWKLVTNQLNHERVALVSPQPIFLALREVREWAQNTKDAGGARLIDSEWVQINLARVHAKAEVLKLINWELASAANEALSPADASAAKVYGTELATEAYRLLMEVLGTAATVRQNSPGSLLRGRVERMHRACLILTFGGGTNEVQRDIIGMVALGLPRNR from the coding sequence ATGCGTATCAGTTACACCCCGGAACAAGAGGAGCTGCGTCGCGAGCTGCGGTCGTACTTCACCGAGCTGATGACCCCCGAGCGCCGGGAGGCGCTGACCTCGTCGGGCGGCGGCGAGGTCGGGACCGGCACCGCGTACCGCGACACCGTCGCGCAGATGGGCAAGGACGGGTGGCTCACCCTGAACTGGCCCAAGGAGTACGGCGGTCAGGACCGCTCCCCGATGGACTCGCTGATCTTCACCGACGAGGCCGCCATTGCCGGCGTGCCGGTGCCGTTCCTGACCATCAACAGCGTGGCACCGACCATCATGGCGTTCGGCACCGAGGAACAGAAAAAGTTCTTCCTGCCCAAGATCGCGGCCGGTGAACTGCACTTCTCCATCGGCTATTCCGAGCCCGGCGCGGGCACCGACCTGGCGAACCTGCGCACCACCGCGGTCCGCGACGGTGACGACTACGTCATCAACGGGCAGAAGATGTGGACCAGCCTGATCGCCTACGCGGACTGGGTATGGCTGGCGGTGCGCACCAACCCCGAGGCCAAGAAGCACCGCGGCATTTCGATGCTGACCGTGCCGACCACGGCCGAGGGTTTCTCCTGGACGCCGGTGCACACCATGGCCGGGGTGGACACCAGCGCCACCTATTACTCCGACGTGCGCGTGCCGGTGACCAACCTGGTCGGCGAGGAGAACGGCGGCTGGAAACTGGTGACCAACCAGCTCAACCACGAGCGGGTCGCCCTGGTCTCGCCGCAACCGATCTTCCTGGCCCTGCGCGAGGTTCGTGAATGGGCGCAAAACACCAAGGACGCCGGCGGCGCCCGGCTGATCGATTCCGAGTGGGTGCAGATCAACCTGGCCCGGGTGCACGCCAAGGCCGAAGTTCTCAAGCTGATCAACTGGGAATTGGCATCGGCGGCCAACGAAGCCCTGTCGCCCGCCGACGCGTCGGCGGCCAAGGTGTACGGCACCGAACTGGCCACCGAGGCCTACCGGCTGCTGATGGAGGTGCTCGGTACCGCGGCAACGGTGCGCCAGAACTCGCCGGGCTCGTTGCTGCGCGGCCGGGTCGAGCGGATGCACCGGGCCTGCCTGATCCTGACCTTCGGCGGCGGCACCAACGAGGTGCAGCGCGACATCATCGGCATGGTCGCCCTCGGCCTGCCCCGAAACCGCTGA